The DNA segment CAAACGATCTTTCCGGTCGTTGACAACGGAAAACTGTTCGGCGTGATCAGCAAGACCGACTTAGTCAATCCACCCAAGATCGAAATCGTTCTGGTCGACCACAATGAGTTGTCGCAAGCGGTCCAGGGTGCTGAAGACGCGGACATCATCGAAGTATTGGACCACCACCGGTTGGGCGGATCGCTAAAGTCAAATAACCCCATGCGGTTCTACATGGAACCGGTCGGGTCTACGTGCACCTTGGTGGCCAAAATGTTCCAGCGTGCCGGCATCAACCCGTCACCTAGCATCGCGTTATGCATGGCTTCGGGAATGATCAGCGATACGTTGTTCCTGCGTTCACCGACGACAACGGACGTCGACCGGGAAATGCTTGATTGGCTTGAACAACTTTGTGATGTCGATATGGGCGAGTATGCCAACGAGTTCTTTCAAGTTGGCTCAGCGCTGCGATCCTGTGCTCCTGAACAAGTCGTCCGCGAGGACTGCAAAGAGTTCGAAGAATCGGGTCGGCGGTTTTCGATTTCACAAATCGAAGAGATCGGCTTTGACCTTTTTTGGCAACGTAAAGACGAACTCACCAAAGCGCTGGAAGAAATGGCCGCGCAGAACTCGCTGGAGTTCTCGGCGCTGCTGATTACCGACATCGCCAGCAACGGCAGCCTGTTGCTGATGAGTAGCGAACCGGACGGTTGGGAAGAGATCAGCTATCCGCAACTCGAAGACAAGCTGTACGAACTCGAACAAGTCGTCAGCCGCAAGAAACAACTGCTGCCGCTAATCATCAGCCTCTTGGAACTGCCACAGGCGCCGACCGCGTAGCGTCGACGACAACGATTGATCAATTCAGTTTGCGAACGCAATGATCAGCCGCTTCGGCGACACTCCCAGTTTATGGTTGACGAAACCGACGCAACCGCGGCGCGGCTGATTCAATCGACAAAACGCTTCGAGTTTTTAGCGTTGAACTCGTGCACTGCCGCCTTCGGCGAAAGCTTCGACTTCTGGCAGGATCGCTCGGCTGACGTCGCCGGTGAAGGTCGTCAACAAAGCGCCATGGGCCCAGCCCAGCTTCAGCGATTCTTCGGGCGTGCGTCCGTTGATCAAGCCGTAGATCAAGCCCGACGCGAATCCGTCACCGCCACCGATGCGATCGATCACGTCCAGTTCGGCAGTCGGTGCGATGTATTCTTTGCCGTCGTACCAAAGCACGGCACTCCACGAGTGCCGGTTGGTCGAGTGGACTTCTCGCAACGTTGTCGCGACCGCTTTGACGTTGGGGAACTTCTCGACCGCATCGCCGATCATCTTGAAGAAGTTCTTGGGGTCCAGCTTTCCGTCTGACTTTTCTTCGACGTCTGGTCCCTTGATGCCACAACCCTTTTGCAGGTCTTCTTCGTTACCGATCAGAACGTCGACGTTCTTGACGATCTTGGCCATCATTTCTTGGCCCTTCGCCAGACCACCAATGGTGTCCCACAACTTGGCGCGATAGTTCAGGTCGAACGAACGAATTGCACCGGCGCGGCCGGCGGCTTCCATCATTTCGATCACGACTTCGGCGGTGGTTTCCGACAATGCTGCAAAGATCCCGCCGCTGTGAACCCAACGCACGCCACCGGCAAACATCTTGTCCCAGTCAAAGTCGCCTGGCTTCAGCATTCCGCCCGCTTCGTTGGCTCGGTTGTAGAACACAACCGGGGCACGAACGCCTTGACCGCGATCGCTGTAAACGGTCGCCATGTTAGGGCCACGAACACCGTCGTGCTTGAAGTGCTTGTAGAACGGCTTGACCCCCATCGCCGCGACTTGGCGCTGGATCAATTCACCGATCGGGTTGTTGACCATAGCCGTAGCAACGGCGGTCTTCAAACCAAAGCAAGATGACAAATTAGCGGCGCAGTTGTATTCGCCACCGGATACGTGGACTTCAAAATTGTTAGCGGTGCGAAACGGGATCACGCCCGGATCAAGACGGTGAACCAATGCACCGAGTGCACAGAAATCGATTGCTTTTTCGCCGCTAGGAATGTTCAGTCCGCTCATGTTCTTGAATCTATTTTGGTGATGGGAAAGTTAAGTTTTACAGAGGATTGCCGAGGAACGACCGATCAGATGGTGACCGAAGCAAAGCCGCCGTCGACCGCGATATTTTGGCCGGTCACAAACGACGATGCTCGTCGACTGGCCAACCATACAACTGCGCCGGCCAATTCGTCAGGCTTGCCGAATCGATCCATCGGTGTGTGGCCAATGATTTGTCCACCACGCTCGGTATACGAACCGTCATCGTTGAACAAAAGTTTTCGGTTCTGTTCAGCAGGAAAGAAACCTGGGCTGATCGCGTTGACCCGAACGCCGGTCGTCGCCCATTCTCGGGACAACCACAACGTCAGGTTGATGACCGCCGCTTTGGCTGCCGAGTACGCGACGACGCGGGATAACGGGATCATGCCTGACATCGAGGCGATATTGATCACACTGCCGACGCCTGCGGCGATCATGTCGGGTCCGAAAATCTGGCTC comes from the Rubripirellula reticaptiva genome and includes:
- a CDS encoding sugar kinase, with translation MSGLNIPSGEKAIDFCALGALVHRLDPGVIPFRTANNFEVHVSGGEYNCAANLSSCFGLKTAVATAMVNNPIGELIQRQVAAMGVKPFYKHFKHDGVRGPNMATVYSDRGQGVRAPVVFYNRANEAGGMLKPGDFDWDKMFAGGVRWVHSGGIFAALSETTAEVVIEMMEAAGRAGAIRSFDLNYRAKLWDTIGGLAKGQEMMAKIVKNVDVLIGNEEDLQKGCGIKGPDVEEKSDGKLDPKNFFKMIGDAVEKFPNVKAVATTLREVHSTNRHSWSAVLWYDGKEYIAPTAELDVIDRIGGGDGFASGLIYGLINGRTPEESLKLGWAHGALLTTFTGDVSRAILPEVEAFAEGGSARVQR
- a CDS encoding SDR family oxidoreductase, with amino-acid sequence MNNLFELNDDVAVVIGGTGELGGMMAEALGSFGAKVAVVGRNAERGDARAKKITDAGGQAKFFAADGLSAESLDEARQAIKKWSGSPASILVNAAGGNRPDATIPPGGDICKLPLDAWRDVFDLNLVGGALLPSQIFGPDMIAAGVGSVINIASMSGMIPLSRVVAYSAAKAAVINLTLWLSREWATTGVRVNAISPGFFPAEQNRKLLFNDDGSYTERGGQIIGHTPMDRFGKPDELAGAVVWLASRRASSFVTGQNIAVDGGFASVTI